The following coding sequences are from one Prochlorococcus sp. MIT 1314 window:
- a CDS encoding fluoride efflux transporter FluC, with amino-acid sequence MDFTSLSGILFGSTFGLILRIFIQNNFKKNIGFDIQNTSIVNFIASFFLGILVALNFMNNDKLLLFYTGFLGCFSTFSSFIYQLFLLFKKRKFLRLFFHYIEVIIVSFLCFYLGYFLVQFV; translated from the coding sequence TTGGATTTTACTTCATTAAGTGGCATTTTATTTGGAAGTACTTTTGGATTAATACTGAGAATATTCATACAAAATAATTTCAAGAAAAACATAGGTTTTGATATTCAAAATACTTCAATAGTAAATTTTATAGCATCATTTTTTTTAGGAATTTTAGTAGCATTGAATTTCATGAATAACGACAAATTATTGTTATTTTATACTGGTTTTTTAGGATGTTTTAGTACATTTTCTTCCTTTATATATCAACTATTTCTCCTATTTAAGAAGAGGAAATTTCTAAGATTATTTTTTCACTATATCGAAGTAATAATCGTTTCTTTTCTTTGTTTTTATTTAGGGTACTTTCTTGTTCAATTTGTTTAA